The proteins below are encoded in one region of Candidatus Binatota bacterium:
- the zapA gene encoding cell division protein ZapA → MSAVSLTPDAGHSVQLGGQTLTLKGTQGREYLDSLVEKVEGRLNELALAREGATTLTLALLTSLNLADEVAEAQARSEELDRRLSRLADRLEALCGKE, encoded by the coding sequence ATATCCGCAGTGAGCCTTACGCCAGATGCCGGGCACTCGGTGCAATTGGGTGGCCAGACCCTGACTTTGAAGGGAACGCAAGGGCGCGAGTACCTCGATTCACTGGTTGAAAAGGTAGAGGGGCGGCTTAATGAACTGGCGCTTGCCCGGGAGGGTGCGACTACCCTGACACTGGCCTTGCTGACCAGTTTAAACCTCGCAGACGAGGTCGCCGAGGCCCAGGCCCGTAGCGAGGAACTCGACCGGCGGTTATCGCGGCTGGCCGACCGTCTCGAAGCCCTGTGTGGAAAAGAGTAA
- a CDS encoding 5-formyltetrahydrofolate cyclo-ligase has translation MVTTKVEVRRAVARRIASLPLVQRQESDRLINGQLCELAQLINFSAVVGYFALADEVDVGPFMDYRRERGTRIYLPSGKGARACFREWRHNEELVRGEAGFFEPNPSGAELEGDSAILVPGRAFDGNLSRLGRGGGWYDRVLAGRGERDLLVGISYGCQVVSALPVEAHDKRMEMLVSEQQVLVAGT, from the coding sequence CTGGTGACAACTAAAGTAGAAGTTCGGCGAGCCGTCGCGCGACGGATAGCTTCCCTGCCGCTGGTGCAGCGGCAGGAGAGCGACAGGCTGATCAACGGGCAGCTGTGCGAGCTGGCACAGCTGATCAACTTCAGTGCTGTCGTGGGCTATTTCGCCCTGGCCGACGAGGTGGATGTCGGCCCGTTTATGGACTATCGCAGAGAGCGTGGGACGCGAATCTATCTCCCGTCCGGAAAGGGAGCACGCGCGTGTTTCCGGGAGTGGAGGCACAACGAAGAACTGGTACGCGGCGAAGCTGGTTTTTTTGAGCCCAACCCGTCGGGAGCTGAGTTGGAAGGCGACAGCGCAATCCTGGTTCCGGGTAGGGCATTCGACGGGAACCTCTCCAGGTTGGGGCGGGGAGGGGGCTGGTATGATCGTGTGCTCGCGGGCCGCGGTGAGCGTGACCTGCTGGTGGGCATATCTTACGGCTGCCAGGTAGTGTCCGCGTTGCCCGTAGAAGCACACGACAAGCGAATGGAAATGCTGGTCAGCGAGCAGCAGGTGTTGGTTGCAGGAACATGA
- a CDS encoding Rne/Rng family ribonuclease, with amino-acid sequence MASPWFPLLRKQIIVNINPNEIRVGLLENGILAEVHIERSSEEVAAGNVYKGRVSRVLPGMQAAFIELGLEKAAFLHTSDITPEQAADGDLDLESDSSPQRQRRDYGPIEKKIKKGDELIVQISKEPMGTKGARITSYLSLPGRYAVYLPGSPQVGVSKRIGNDKERRKLRDAVNEVRPADAGVIVRTSAQAIRPGDVAKDVKRLAGQWDEIKRKAAKTRAPALLHSDLDLVLRCVRDMLSNEIDEIAVDSEPESRRIQEFVSSFMPDLAARVEYFDQLVPIFDHYGVEGQISRATEAKVWLKSGGYLVIDQGEALTMVDVNTGKFVGRKSQEETVLLTNLEAASAVVDQLRLRNIGGIIIIDFIDMEQADSRRQVSERLEKSLSRDKARTSILRISELGLVQMTRKRTRENLERLLSAPCPYCDGRGRIKSIPTMAHEIIRQIQKNAATGGTPQDRITVRASREVISYLYNEEEEAIRMLQRKLDRRVTLKVAEKYHQEQFNIVATS; translated from the coding sequence CTGGCCAGCCCATGGTTCCCACTTTTGCGCAAACAGATCATCGTCAATATCAACCCTAACGAGATCAGGGTGGGCCTGCTCGAGAACGGGATTCTCGCAGAAGTCCACATCGAGCGCAGCAGCGAAGAAGTAGCCGCCGGCAACGTATACAAGGGCCGCGTCTCCCGCGTCCTACCCGGCATGCAGGCCGCGTTCATCGAGCTGGGCCTGGAGAAAGCCGCCTTCCTCCACACCTCCGACATCACGCCCGAGCAAGCGGCTGATGGAGATCTCGATCTTGAATCGGACAGCTCCCCCCAACGCCAGCGGCGAGACTACGGACCCATAGAAAAGAAGATCAAGAAAGGAGACGAGCTCATCGTCCAGATCTCCAAGGAACCGATGGGGACCAAGGGCGCCCGAATCACCTCGTACTTGTCGCTTCCCGGTCGCTACGCCGTTTACCTTCCGGGGTCACCACAGGTGGGTGTCTCCAAACGAATTGGCAACGACAAGGAAAGGCGCAAGCTGCGTGACGCGGTCAACGAGGTCAGACCCGCCGATGCCGGTGTCATCGTGCGCACCTCGGCCCAGGCCATACGGCCGGGCGACGTAGCGAAGGACGTCAAACGACTCGCGGGCCAGTGGGACGAGATAAAACGAAAAGCCGCTAAAACCCGAGCCCCGGCCCTGCTGCACAGCGACCTCGACCTGGTGCTCCGTTGCGTGCGCGACATGCTGTCGAATGAGATCGACGAAATCGCTGTCGACTCCGAACCCGAATCCCGACGCATCCAGGAATTCGTGAGCTCTTTCATGCCTGACCTCGCCGCGCGCGTCGAGTATTTTGACCAGCTGGTTCCCATCTTTGACCACTACGGCGTGGAAGGGCAGATCAGCAGGGCCACCGAGGCCAAGGTGTGGCTCAAGTCGGGAGGCTACCTGGTCATCGACCAAGGCGAAGCCCTGACCATGGTCGACGTCAACACCGGAAAGTTTGTCGGCCGTAAAAGCCAGGAAGAAACAGTGCTCCTCACCAACCTTGAGGCAGCATCGGCGGTGGTCGACCAACTAAGGCTTCGCAATATCGGCGGCATCATCATCATCGACTTCATCGACATGGAGCAGGCTGACAGCAGGCGGCAGGTTTCTGAACGCCTGGAGAAATCGCTCTCTCGAGACAAGGCACGCACTAGCATACTGAGAATCTCTGAACTCGGGCTGGTTCAGATGACCCGCAAGAGAACCCGTGAAAACCTCGAGCGGCTACTCTCTGCCCCCTGCCCATACTGCGACGGTCGTGGGCGCATCAAATCGATCCCAACGATGGCCCACGAGATCATACGGCAGATCCAGAAGAACGCGGCTACCGGGGGCACCCCCCAGGACCGCATTACCGTGAGGGCCAGCCGCGAGGTGATCTCCTATCTCTACAACGAGGAAGAAGAGGCTATCCGTATGCTGCAACGTAAACTGGATCGAAGGGTAACGCTCAAGGTGGCCGAAAAATACCACCAGGAGCAGTTCAACATCGTAGCGACCAGCTGA
- the smc gene encoding chromosome segregation protein SMC: MRIKRLELNGFKSCMNRTVLDFPSGVTGIVGPNGCGKSNIVDAIRWVLGEQSARHLRGQSMEDVIFAGNDNHASLGAAEVTIVFDNEEAFHLDADQEELVAEAVAAVRDAAEIQVTRRLFRSGESEYLLNGAKCRLRDITDMFLGTGVGSKAYSIIEQGRVGRIIESKPDELRLLIEEAAGTTLYRSRRLAAERRIERTKENLGRVGDIVNEIERQVNSLKRQARGAVRFKELKAEEEGIDRRLTAGRLARVEVRLVASRQELSEAGSAESSIRELISVQEGERDEQRTRKDLIEGETGAVRTSMFDAKSALNRARDERAHLSSRLEDLVRQLAEAHTETASLESRLRACAQEQSGLVGQRSDLEQQVVALNDERGQRQQRLQDLDDELRDSVAAEEAIKSRMVENLAAEAGARNEIGGVERQIENCSVRVKRCAEEEDSLSIVSSGLLAEVTDCETRLGREARALEQTEVDKRGATERLRAAAERAGASSRRLDSAREQYASVESRYNSLLELEDGLAGYGDAVREFMQNGGVERADARAIVADVMEVESGYEQAVAAVMQEALQYVVVGDADGAVRGAGYVKEKQCGRASFIPLEARHSAINGQTPPGYSLLASHVSVRPGFEGVIGSLARGVVVCESLDQASSQWKQNGYHATFVTLDGETLSRSGVVTGGNVQADNAFLLQRKAELRSVEVERGTSGVEREQATRVFQEARSRVSEVESELDGLDEALRASTLEKVACEGELELKNQNLARTRERLGVLGREKGAVLQERQQYRQELVAARQQLEQTAIVRTRLEGELAGGKEKSQAMKAERDSCGAGLEKLKIQLAEFRVSRDSCEQRLRANDAAVADLSERLSGKAEIMGRDSRERGLARGRLASPELDLGELEATADAVSSKLLSMEAQLKGYVDSLSSLETDVVKKGRELEEIRERKSTATLAVRECDLEFRSIEDQLKERLGVTAGELMADRGNLEQAGADQDTELVAELDAVRNRIRRLGTVNVGAVTELEEVEARFVELGGQRDDLEKSIEDLKGTISRLNRMSRDRFKETFETVNSIFQETFPRMFQGGKASLSLCDENNILESGVEISVQPPGKRAGTLALLSGGEKALTAVSLIFSIFLHKPSPFCILDEVDAPLDDANIGRFARMVADMSDKSQFLLITHNKKTMDSCGMLYGVTMNEPGISKIVSVDLAA, from the coding sequence GTGAGAATAAAGCGACTGGAGCTCAACGGCTTTAAATCCTGTATGAACCGTACAGTGTTGGACTTTCCGTCCGGCGTTACCGGTATCGTGGGGCCGAACGGTTGTGGAAAGTCGAACATCGTCGATGCTATCCGCTGGGTCCTGGGCGAACAGAGCGCTCGCCACCTGCGCGGGCAGTCGATGGAAGACGTGATCTTTGCCGGAAACGACAACCACGCTTCGCTCGGGGCGGCGGAAGTCACGATCGTCTTTGATAACGAGGAGGCTTTTCACCTTGACGCAGACCAGGAAGAGCTGGTAGCCGAGGCTGTAGCCGCGGTGCGTGATGCAGCCGAAATCCAGGTCACGAGGCGCCTGTTTCGTTCGGGCGAGTCCGAGTACCTGTTGAACGGCGCGAAGTGCCGGCTGCGCGATATCACCGACATGTTTCTGGGTACCGGCGTGGGAAGTAAGGCTTACTCCATCATCGAGCAGGGGCGGGTGGGGCGTATTATTGAATCCAAGCCCGATGAACTTCGACTGTTGATCGAGGAAGCGGCCGGTACGACCCTCTACCGCAGTCGAAGATTGGCTGCCGAGCGTCGCATCGAGAGGACAAAGGAAAACCTCGGTCGCGTTGGCGACATTGTCAACGAGATCGAGAGACAGGTTAATTCGCTCAAGCGCCAGGCCCGGGGGGCCGTTCGTTTCAAGGAACTCAAGGCCGAAGAAGAAGGGATAGACCGTCGATTGACGGCCGGCCGTCTTGCGAGGGTGGAGGTCAGGCTTGTCGCTTCGCGGCAGGAACTCTCGGAGGCTGGCAGCGCGGAGAGCTCGATCCGTGAACTCATTTCAGTTCAGGAAGGGGAGCGAGACGAACAGAGAACACGCAAAGACCTCATCGAGGGAGAAACCGGCGCTGTTCGAACCTCGATGTTCGACGCGAAGTCTGCTCTTAACAGGGCGCGCGATGAACGCGCGCACCTATCGTCTCGCCTCGAAGACCTCGTCCGCCAGCTCGCCGAAGCTCACACCGAGACTGCCTCGCTGGAGTCTCGCCTGCGTGCCTGTGCCCAGGAACAGTCGGGTTTGGTGGGGCAGCGGTCCGATCTCGAGCAGCAGGTCGTTGCTCTTAACGACGAACGCGGGCAGCGGCAACAGCGGCTCCAGGACCTGGACGACGAACTGCGGGACTCCGTGGCGGCAGAAGAGGCCATAAAGTCCCGAATGGTTGAAAACCTGGCGGCCGAAGCCGGGGCGCGGAACGAGATCGGCGGGGTGGAACGGCAGATCGAGAACTGCAGCGTGCGCGTGAAACGCTGCGCTGAGGAAGAAGACTCTCTTTCCATAGTCAGCAGTGGCCTGCTGGCCGAGGTTACGGACTGTGAAACACGGCTTGGCCGGGAGGCCAGAGCTCTTGAGCAGACCGAGGTCGACAAGCGTGGTGCGACCGAAAGGCTCAGGGCGGCAGCCGAAAGAGCGGGGGCCTCGTCGCGAAGACTGGACTCGGCTCGCGAGCAGTACGCGTCGGTCGAATCCCGCTACAACTCCCTGCTTGAGCTGGAGGATGGACTGGCCGGTTACGGTGACGCCGTCAGGGAGTTCATGCAGAACGGCGGAGTCGAAAGGGCCGACGCCAGGGCCATCGTCGCCGACGTTATGGAGGTGGAGTCAGGCTACGAGCAGGCGGTCGCAGCGGTTATGCAGGAGGCTTTGCAGTACGTCGTTGTGGGCGACGCCGATGGTGCCGTGAGGGGCGCGGGCTACGTAAAAGAAAAGCAGTGTGGCAGGGCTTCCTTTATCCCCCTTGAGGCCCGGCACTCGGCCATCAACGGCCAGACACCCCCCGGTTATTCCCTGCTGGCTTCTCATGTGTCGGTTCGACCGGGGTTCGAGGGCGTGATTGGCAGCCTGGCCCGGGGAGTCGTAGTCTGCGAGTCCCTGGATCAGGCCTCGTCGCAGTGGAAACAGAACGGCTACCACGCGACATTCGTTACACTCGACGGTGAAACCTTGTCCCGTAGCGGGGTGGTAACCGGCGGTAATGTTCAGGCCGACAACGCCTTTCTTCTTCAACGCAAGGCCGAACTGCGCAGCGTGGAAGTCGAACGCGGCACTTCCGGCGTTGAGCGCGAGCAGGCTACGCGAGTATTCCAGGAGGCTCGCTCGAGAGTATCGGAAGTTGAAAGCGAGCTGGACGGGCTCGACGAGGCGCTTAGAGCCTCCACGCTTGAGAAGGTCGCCTGTGAAGGCGAGCTTGAGTTAAAAAACCAGAACCTGGCGCGAACACGTGAGCGCCTGGGCGTGCTTGGTCGTGAAAAGGGCGCTGTTCTGCAGGAGCGTCAGCAGTACCGACAGGAACTGGTGGCGGCTCGTCAGCAGCTCGAGCAGACCGCGATTGTTCGGACTCGGCTCGAAGGAGAACTCGCTGGTGGTAAGGAAAAAAGCCAGGCCATGAAGGCCGAGCGGGATTCCTGCGGGGCGGGGCTCGAAAAACTTAAAATCCAGTTGGCCGAGTTTAGGGTGAGCCGGGACAGCTGTGAACAGCGCTTGCGGGCCAATGACGCGGCGGTGGCAGATCTTAGCGAGAGACTCAGCGGTAAGGCTGAAATCATGGGCCGCGATAGCAGGGAGCGAGGTCTCGCCCGCGGGCGTCTTGCCAGTCCGGAACTCGACCTTGGAGAGCTCGAAGCTACGGCGGATGCGGTTTCAAGTAAGCTGTTATCAATGGAAGCCCAACTAAAGGGATACGTTGATAGTTTGTCGTCTCTCGAAACAGATGTCGTCAAGAAGGGCCGGGAACTCGAAGAGATCAGAGAGCGAAAAAGCACCGCTACCCTCGCGGTACGCGAGTGCGATCTGGAGTTTCGCAGCATAGAGGACCAGCTCAAGGAGCGGCTGGGTGTCACCGCAGGCGAATTGATGGCCGACCGGGGGAACCTTGAACAGGCGGGGGCGGATCAGGACACCGAACTGGTAGCCGAGCTTGACGCTGTGCGAAATCGCATCCGCCGGCTGGGTACAGTCAACGTTGGTGCGGTCACCGAACTCGAAGAAGTAGAAGCCCGTTTTGTGGAACTGGGTGGGCAACGTGACGACCTCGAAAAATCCATAGAGGACCTCAAGGGCACTATCAGCCGGCTCAACCGTATGTCGCGCGATCGCTTTAAAGAGACCTTTGAGACGGTTAACAGCATCTTCCAGGAGACTTTTCCTCGCATGTTCCAAGGTGGAAAGGCTTCCCTGTCACTTTGCGACGAGAACAATATTCTTGAGAGTGGCGTAGAGATATCTGTCCAGCCGCCAGGCAAAAGGGCCGGTACCCTGGCCCTGCTTTCGGGCGGAGAAAAAGCGCTTACCGCTGTAAGCCTGATCTTTTCTATCTTTCTCCACAAACCCAGCCCCTTCTGTATCCTTGATGAAGTGGACGCACCGCTTGACGATGCGAACATCGGTCGATTTGCCCGCATGGTGGCTGACATGAGCGACAAGTCGCAGTTTCTCCTGATCACCCACAACAAGAAGACCATGGACTCCTGTGGAATGCTGTACGGGGTAACCATGAACGAGCCGGGAATATCCAAGATTGTGTCTGTCGATCTAGCGGCCTGA
- a CDS encoding tyrosine--tRNA ligase produces MSKERSSSEVTEQLAELTRGSVEVLNLVELKSRLTRGDTLRVKAGFDPTSADLHLGHTVLMQKLRQFQQLGHQVVFLVGDFTARIGDPSGRNETRPALAPEQIAANAETYKEQAFRILDPDLTELRWNGEWMESMTAAGLIELAASTTVARMLERDDFSRRYKGEQSISLHEFLYPLIQAWDSVQLRSDVELGGTDQTFNLLLGRELQRANGQEPQVVMTMPLLEGTDGVQKMSKSLDNTVGITEPPVEIYGKVMSISDTLMLRYYELLSDVDQEFVVGLSEGKHEPMEAKKRLAAELTARFHGEEAALSAGEEFARRHQRGELPSEIPEWDWQGSGSEVRICDLLKASGLAKSASDGRRLVRQGAVKLDGKKISDEMAPVAAQGRVLVQVGKRRVLLVKFDR; encoded by the coding sequence ATGAGTAAGGAAAGAAGCAGCAGTGAAGTTACCGAGCAATTGGCGGAACTCACCCGCGGGTCTGTCGAAGTACTCAACCTGGTCGAGTTAAAAAGCCGACTCACGCGGGGCGATACGTTACGTGTCAAGGCGGGCTTTGACCCCACCTCCGCAGATCTTCACCTTGGCCACACCGTGCTCATGCAGAAGCTGCGGCAGTTTCAGCAGCTCGGACATCAGGTTGTCTTTCTCGTAGGAGATTTTACTGCCCGCATTGGTGACCCGAGCGGACGCAACGAAACCCGGCCGGCACTTGCGCCCGAGCAGATCGCCGCTAACGCGGAGACTTACAAGGAGCAGGCCTTTCGAATACTGGATCCTGACTTGACCGAGCTGCGTTGGAACGGGGAGTGGATGGAGTCAATGACGGCGGCGGGGCTTATCGAGCTCGCGGCTTCGACGACGGTGGCACGGATGCTCGAGCGGGACGATTTCAGCCGACGCTACAAGGGCGAGCAGTCCATCAGCCTGCACGAGTTTCTTTATCCACTGATCCAGGCCTGGGACTCTGTGCAGCTGCGCAGTGACGTAGAGCTTGGTGGTACCGACCAGACTTTTAATCTGCTGCTGGGGCGTGAACTCCAGAGGGCCAACGGCCAGGAGCCGCAGGTCGTGATGACTATGCCGCTGCTCGAGGGCACCGACGGTGTGCAGAAGATGAGCAAGTCGTTGGATAACACCGTCGGCATTACGGAACCGCCGGTAGAGATCTACGGTAAGGTCATGTCGATCTCCGATACGCTCATGCTGCGATACTACGAGCTGTTGAGCGACGTTGACCAGGAATTCGTTGTCGGGCTGAGCGAGGGTAAGCACGAGCCCATGGAGGCTAAAAAGCGGCTTGCCGCCGAGCTGACGGCTCGCTTTCATGGGGAAGAAGCTGCACTTTCAGCTGGGGAAGAGTTTGCTCGTCGGCACCAGCGGGGCGAATTGCCCAGTGAGATTCCAGAATGGGATTGGCAGGGGAGTGGTAGCGAGGTCAGGATCTGCGATCTTCTGAAGGCCAGCGGGCTGGCTAAATCGGCTTCGGATGGTCGTCGCCTGGTACGGCAGGGGGCCGTAAAGTTGGACGGAAAAAAGATCTCCGACGAAATGGCCCCGGTGGCGGCTCAAGGCAGGGTTTTAGTACAGGTCGGGAAGCGCCGTGTTTTACTCGTTAAATTCGACAGATAG